AATTTGGCTCCGGTGGGATGGGCAAGACTAACCTATCTCTCGCCTTGGCTCAGAATATTCAGGATGAGTTTGAGTGTATCATTTGGCGATCGCTCCTCAATGCTTCTTCCTTGGCTACTTTACTGGTAGATCTGATCCAGATTCTCTCAAATCAGCAGGAATCAACCCTGCCAAATACTTTAGAAGACAGTCTTTCTCGGTTATTGCATTACCTGCAATCGCGACGGTGTTTGCTGATTTTAGATAACGTAGAAACGATTCTGCAAGGCGGAGATGTCGCAGGGCAATATCGACCAGGATATGAAGGCTACGGACAACTGTTCAAGCAACTCGGAGAAGTGCCCCACCAAAGCTGCCTATTGCTCACTAGCCGGGAGAAGCCACGAGAAGTAGCGCGTTTAGAAGGTCGCAATCGGCCTGTGCGATCGCTGGAGCTAGGAGGTTTAGGAGTCACCGATGGACAACAGATTTTTGCTGAGATCGATGAGTTTTCTGGTTCCGAACAGGATTGGCAAGAACTGATTGCGCTCTACCACGGTAATCCCCTAGCATTAGAGCTAGCCGCCAAACATATTCGCGATGTTTTCTGTGGCAGCATTAGCGAGTTCCTCAAATATGGCAAGCCCATCTTTCATGACTTGCAAGACTTACTTGGTTGGTACTTTCAGCGCTTAACCGACCAAGAGATTGAGGTAATTTATTGGTTGGTAATCAATCGCGAGCCAGTCGCGATCGCTCAATTAAGTGAGGATCTCCTCTCTCCCATCTCTAAGGAGCAACTACCCACCACGCTGCAATCTCTGCAACGCCGCTTGGCGCTAGAAAAAACTGGCGACCGCTTTACGCTGCATCCGGTGTTGATGGAGTACTTCGCGGCTCAATTCATTCAGGCGATCGCAGCGGAGATCCAAACAGGCGATATACGTTTCTTCAAAAGTCATGCTTTGCTGAAGGCGATCGCGAAAGACTATATCCGTGAAGCTCAAAAGCAACTAATTCTCCAGCCACTCACAGATCAGCTTTTGGCTAAACTAGGCGAATTTGCAGCGGTTGAACAACAACTAAACCAACTTTTGGCAGAGTTGCGAGGTAAACCTTCATCGTACACAGGCTATGCGGCAGGTAATATCCTCAATCTACTTTGCCATCTAAAAGTAGACTTGAGCGATCGCGATTTCTCTGATCTAGCAATTCGCCAAGCTTATTTAGCCAATGTCTCCTTACCTCGGACCAATTTCACTCATACCACTATCGAGCAATCTGTTTTTACCGAAACCACTGGCAGCATTCTCGCCCTTGCTTTCAGCCCTGATGGTAATCTGCTGGCAACCGGAGAAATTGATGGCATTCTCCGTCTTTGGCATGTGCCGACGGGAAGGCAAATTCTTACCTGGAAAGGACATAGCAGTTGGGTTGGCTCTGTCGCTTTCAGCCCCGATGGTACTATCTTAGCGAGCGGCAATTATGACCATACCATTCGCTTTTGGGACGTTGCGACCAAGACCCGTCTGAGAGTGCTGGAAGGACATACTAGCTGGGTGCAGCATATTCTATTTAGTCCGGATGGCCAGTTTCTATTCAGTGCTAGCAATGATCAAACAGTCAGAATTTGGCAAGTTAGCTCAGGTATCTGCCTCAAAGTCTTGGAAGGGCATCGCGATCGCGTTTGGAGAGTAGCTCTTAGTCCTGATGGTAAATTACTCGCTAGTGGCAGTTCTGATAAGACGATCCGCTTGTGGGATGCTCTGAGCGGAGAATGTTTACGGGTTTTGGAGGGACACCAAAACTGGGTTCGATTCGTAGAGTTTTACCCCAGTAATGACACACTTCTG
Above is a window of Trichocoleus sp. FACHB-46 DNA encoding:
- a CDS encoding NB-ARC domain-containing protein gives rise to the protein MRHWAIEDRQWLIAASQTLDSATDWGSEAYAGQQIFAPGVSLSTWKRFLRGEAINAKIFKVFCQVLELPWQSVVELEEAAGVDAPPVASDVSLSCYQDWGEAPEVPVFFGRSQELSTLEQWILAERCRLVAILGIGGTGKTGLSLKFGSGGMGKTNLSLALAQNIQDEFECIIWRSLLNASSLATLLVDLIQILSNQQESTLPNTLEDSLSRLLHYLQSRRCLLILDNVETILQGGDVAGQYRPGYEGYGQLFKQLGEVPHQSCLLLTSREKPREVARLEGRNRPVRSLELGGLGVTDGQQIFAEIDEFSGSEQDWQELIALYHGNPLALELAAKHIRDVFCGSISEFLKYGKPIFHDLQDLLGWYFQRLTDQEIEVIYWLVINREPVAIAQLSEDLLSPISKEQLPTTLQSLQRRLALEKTGDRFTLHPVLMEYFAAQFIQAIAAEIQTGDIRFFKSHALLKAIAKDYIREAQKQLILQPLTDQLLAKLGEFAAVEQQLNQLLAELRGKPSSYTGYAAGNILNLLCHLKVDLSDRDFSDLAIRQAYLANVSLPRTNFTHTTIEQSVFTETTGSILALAFSPDGNLLATGEIDGILRLWHVPTGRQILTWKGHSSWVGSVAFSPDGTILASGNYDHTIRFWDVATKTRLRVLEGHTSWVQHILFSPDGQFLFSASNDQTVRIWQVSSGICLKVLEGHRDRVWRVALSPDGKLLASGSSDKTIRLWDALSGECLRVLEGHQNWVRFVEFYPSNDTLLSIGDYETVRRWNYHTGECLTILQDPGDWVLSGVYDPPGELVAIADSQNRVQLWNLENWCCEKVLEGHSNQISAIAFSPDGAICATGGEDQVLKLWDVDSGRLNRTFHGFKDEIFALVHAHDRHWLVSGHNNGMIHFWNPSSGECHKSLKGHAARIWSLAFNSDNSMLASSSSDSSIRLWDVQTGECSRVLKGNTYWFWAIAFSPDDNILISGAGNGLIQFWDVQSGKCLRAIAAHQGRTWSLSCSPDGKTLVSGGQDLVIKFWDLATGEYLAELPPVEHRVWLTEFSPNGQILACSSPDGTLSLWDVATRTCLHFLHGHSKQTWRVRFSQDGKTLASCSDDQTARIWDVATGKCLQVFMGHTHTVNSVCFIPDGKTLSTGSQDGTIRLWDIDTGECLNVLRAPRPYEGMKITGITGLTDAEKETLHLLGAVS